A single region of the Actinoplanes sp. SE50/110 genome encodes:
- a CDS encoding methylmalonyl-CoA mutase translates to MDAAEIQAGRERWQRRYDAARKRDADFTTLSGNQVDPVYGPPAGATHPGFERIGWPGEFPYTRGLYPTGYRGRTWTIRQFAGFGNAQQTNERYKMILAAGGGGLSVAFDMPTLMGRDSDDAHSLGEVGHCGVAIDSAADMDVLFDGIPLQDVTTSMTISGPAVPIFVMYLVAAERQGADLSKLDGTLQTDIFKEYIAQKEWLFAPEPHLRLIGDLMEYCAAEIPKYKPLSVSGYHIREAGATAAQELAYTLADGFGYVELGLSRGLDVNQFAPGLSFFFDSHLDFFEEIAKFRAARRIWARHLRDEYGATSEKALWLKFHTQTAGVSLTAQQPVNNVVRTAVEALAAVLGGTNSLHTNALDETLALPTDESAEIALRTQQVLMEETGVVNVADPLGGSWYVEALTDRIEAEAEEIFQRIRDLGHDGSVTAGILRGIEDGWFTAHIAEAAFAYQQALEKNDKRIVGVNVHTGTVAKELEILRVSHEVEVEQRRVLGDRRRQRDAARVKAALDELVAVSRTEQNMIPAMLEAARAEATLGEICDALRDEWGVYREPARF, encoded by the coding sequence ATGGACGCAGCCGAGATCCAGGCCGGGCGCGAGCGCTGGCAGCGCCGCTACGACGCGGCCCGCAAACGCGACGCCGACTTCACCACGCTCTCCGGGAACCAGGTGGACCCGGTCTACGGCCCGCCGGCCGGAGCCACCCACCCCGGCTTCGAACGGATCGGCTGGCCGGGCGAGTTCCCGTACACGCGCGGCCTCTATCCGACCGGCTACCGCGGGCGGACCTGGACCATCCGGCAGTTCGCCGGCTTCGGCAACGCGCAGCAGACCAACGAGCGGTACAAGATGATCCTGGCCGCCGGCGGCGGCGGGCTCAGCGTGGCGTTCGACATGCCGACCCTGATGGGCCGCGACTCCGACGACGCGCACTCGCTCGGCGAGGTCGGCCACTGCGGGGTGGCGATCGACTCGGCGGCCGACATGGACGTGCTCTTCGACGGCATCCCGCTGCAGGACGTCACCACCAGCATGACGATCTCCGGCCCGGCCGTCCCGATCTTCGTGATGTACCTGGTGGCCGCCGAGCGGCAGGGCGCCGACCTGAGCAAACTCGACGGCACCCTGCAGACCGACATCTTCAAGGAGTACATCGCGCAGAAGGAGTGGCTCTTCGCCCCCGAGCCGCACCTGCGACTGATCGGCGACCTGATGGAGTACTGCGCGGCCGAGATCCCCAAGTACAAGCCGCTGTCGGTCAGCGGCTACCACATCCGGGAGGCCGGGGCGACCGCCGCGCAGGAGCTCGCCTACACCCTGGCCGACGGGTTCGGCTACGTCGAACTCGGCCTGTCCCGCGGGCTCGACGTCAACCAGTTCGCGCCCGGGCTCAGCTTCTTCTTCGACTCGCACCTCGACTTCTTCGAGGAGATCGCGAAATTCCGCGCCGCCCGCCGGATCTGGGCCCGGCACCTGCGCGACGAATACGGCGCCACCAGCGAGAAAGCACTGTGGCTCAAATTCCACACGCAGACCGCCGGGGTGTCGCTGACCGCCCAGCAGCCGGTCAACAACGTGGTCCGGACCGCGGTGGAGGCGCTCGCCGCGGTCCTCGGCGGCACCAACTCGCTGCACACCAACGCCCTCGACGAGACGCTGGCCCTGCCCACCGACGAATCCGCCGAGATCGCCCTGCGCACCCAGCAGGTGCTGATGGAGGAGACCGGGGTGGTCAACGTGGCCGACCCGCTCGGCGGATCGTGGTACGTGGAGGCGCTCACCGACCGGATCGAGGCCGAAGCCGAGGAGATCTTCCAACGGATCCGCGACCTCGGACACGACGGCAGCGTGACGGCGGGCATTCTGCGCGGCATCGAGGACGGCTGGTTCACGGCGCACATCGCCGAGGCGGCCTTCGCGTACCAGCAGGCCTTGGAGAAGAACGACAAGCGGATCGTCGGGGTCAACGTGCACACCGGCACCGTCGCCAAGGAGCTGGAGATTCTGCGGGTGTCCCACGAGGTCGAGGTGGAACAGCGGCGGGTGCTCGGCGACCGCAGACGCCAGCGGGACGCGGCGCGGGTCAAGGCCGCGTTGGACGAGCTGGTGGCGGTGTCCCGGACCGAGCAGAACATGATCCCGGCGATGCTGGAGGCGGCCCGGGCCGAGGCCACCCTCGGCGAGATCTGTGACGCCCTGCGGGACGAGTGGGGTGTCTACCGGGAGCCGGCCCGCTTCTAA
- a CDS encoding penicillin-binding transpeptidase domain-containing protein — protein MRRATVGLTALFTLATAGLAGCSGDKPQDTVVDFVNGWKNGDLGKVGFVTAGGGKIASADVLAAIKSTYGDLKDQPLAVSVAGDPTESGDVATTPIDLKWTLPGNVIWEYRSSVRMTRRSGDGWQVIWEPAVLQPQLDQGEKFRLHRVPAQRGTVLDAAGKPLVGPQKVVVIGVSPEKITNLPALTKALTAAFKKIKVDVDLAGLKDRVAKADPGAFLDLVTLRRPDYDTIRDQVRPLPGTVFREETRQLAPTRVFARALLGTVDPATKDDLDNRPSELTAGDQVGHGGLQGRYDQQLRGTPGLSVVASAEAADASVQEKPIFTAPPVNGKDIRVSLDTATQNAADRAIGAQKLPSSMVALRISDGSVLAVANGPDAGGVDTALTGQVPPGSTFKMISAYGLLSTGKVTADTVVECPRTRVVDGQTFKNSHDEALGKVPFHVDFAKSCNTAFVGLSSQLGADGLKQAAAALGLGGGWTIGVDAFTGKVSDGASPTELAAATFGQGTTAVSPIAMAVATAAVAKGGFQAPKLVLDPAPPAAPAPAALNPAALPALRSMMREVVTGGTGTALKAVPGKPVYGKTGTAEFATGSDETHSWFIGYQDDIAFAVMVQKGGAGAEAAVPIVNQFLTTLTK, from the coding sequence ATGCGCCGCGCCACTGTCGGATTGACTGCCCTGTTCACGCTGGCCACCGCCGGCTTAGCGGGGTGTTCGGGCGACAAGCCACAGGACACCGTGGTGGACTTCGTCAACGGCTGGAAGAACGGCGACCTCGGCAAGGTGGGCTTCGTCACGGCCGGCGGCGGAAAGATCGCCTCGGCCGACGTGCTCGCCGCGATCAAGAGCACCTACGGCGACCTCAAGGACCAGCCCCTGGCCGTCTCGGTGGCCGGCGACCCGACCGAGTCCGGCGACGTCGCCACCACGCCGATCGACCTGAAGTGGACTCTGCCCGGCAACGTCATCTGGGAGTACAGGTCCAGCGTCCGGATGACCAGGCGCAGCGGCGACGGCTGGCAGGTGATCTGGGAGCCGGCCGTGCTGCAGCCCCAGCTCGACCAGGGCGAGAAATTCCGGCTGCACCGGGTGCCCGCCCAGCGCGGCACCGTCCTGGACGCCGCCGGCAAGCCCCTGGTCGGCCCGCAGAAGGTGGTGGTCATCGGGGTCAGCCCGGAGAAGATCACGAATCTGCCGGCGCTGACCAAGGCGCTCACCGCCGCGTTCAAGAAGATCAAGGTCGACGTCGATCTGGCCGGCCTCAAGGACCGGGTCGCCAAGGCCGACCCCGGCGCCTTCCTCGACCTGGTCACCCTGCGCCGGCCCGACTACGACACGATCCGCGATCAGGTGCGGCCCCTGCCCGGCACCGTGTTCCGGGAGGAGACCCGGCAGCTGGCACCCACCCGGGTGTTCGCCCGCGCCCTGCTCGGCACGGTCGACCCGGCCACCAAGGACGACCTGGACAACCGGCCGAGCGAGTTGACCGCCGGCGACCAGGTCGGGCACGGCGGCCTGCAGGGCCGGTACGACCAGCAGCTGCGCGGCACCCCCGGCCTGTCCGTGGTGGCCTCCGCCGAGGCGGCCGACGCGTCGGTCCAGGAGAAGCCGATCTTCACGGCCCCGCCGGTGAACGGCAAGGACATCAGGGTCAGCCTGGACACCGCCACCCAGAACGCGGCCGACCGGGCGATCGGCGCGCAGAAACTGCCCAGCTCGATGGTGGCGCTGCGGATCAGCGACGGCTCGGTGCTCGCCGTCGCCAACGGGCCGGACGCCGGCGGGGTCGACACCGCGCTGACCGGCCAGGTGCCGCCCGGCTCGACCTTCAAGATGATCTCGGCGTACGGGTTGCTCAGCACCGGGAAGGTCACCGCCGACACGGTCGTCGAATGCCCCAGGACCCGGGTCGTCGACGGGCAGACGTTCAAGAACTCGCACGACGAGGCGCTCGGCAAGGTGCCGTTCCACGTCGACTTCGCGAAGTCCTGCAACACCGCGTTCGTCGGCCTGTCCAGCCAGCTGGGCGCCGACGGGCTGAAGCAGGCCGCCGCCGCGCTCGGCCTCGGCGGCGGCTGGACCATCGGCGTCGACGCGTTCACCGGCAAGGTGTCCGACGGGGCCAGCCCGACCGAGCTGGCCGCCGCCACGTTCGGCCAGGGCACCACCGCGGTCAGCCCGATCGCGATGGCGGTCGCCACCGCCGCGGTGGCCAAGGGCGGCTTCCAGGCCCCCAAACTGGTCCTCGACCCGGCCCCGCCGGCCGCGCCCGCCCCCGCCGCCCTGAACCCGGCCGCGCTGCCCGCGCTGCGCTCGATGATGCGCGAGGTCGTCACCGGCGGGACCGGCACCGCCCTCAAAGCCGTCCCCGGCAAGCCGGTCTACGGCAAGACCGGCACCGCCGAATTCGCCACCGGCTCCGACGAGACCCACTCATGGTTCATCGGCTACCAGGACGACATCGCCTTCGCCGTCATGGTGCAGAAAGGCGGCGCCGGCGCCGAAGCCGCCGTCCCCATCGTCAACCAGTTCCTGACCACTCTGACGAAGTGA
- a CDS encoding PadR family transcriptional regulator, which yields MKRSPTAMLLLALLSEAPMHPYRMQQVIKERGQDQLVNVAQRNSVYQALDRLVRENLARAGETVREAGRPERTVYEITDEGRAMLRRWLLEMLPAPAREFPEFPVALAFLAMLSPAETRELLHRRIEALTERAAGIDAQAPPGLPRLFLLEDEYRSALLRAELDWLRAVVRDLENGTLTWDWTMIQATMAQFGS from the coding sequence ATGAAACGCTCCCCCACCGCGATGCTGCTGCTGGCGCTGCTGTCGGAGGCGCCGATGCACCCGTACCGGATGCAGCAGGTGATCAAGGAGCGCGGGCAGGACCAGCTCGTCAACGTCGCCCAGCGCAACAGCGTCTACCAGGCTCTCGACCGGCTGGTCCGGGAGAACCTGGCGCGCGCCGGGGAGACCGTCCGCGAGGCCGGGCGGCCGGAGCGGACGGTCTACGAGATCACCGACGAGGGACGCGCCATGCTGCGCCGCTGGCTGCTGGAGATGCTGCCGGCGCCGGCCCGGGAGTTCCCGGAGTTCCCGGTGGCCCTGGCGTTCCTCGCCATGCTGAGCCCGGCGGAGACCCGGGAGCTGCTGCACCGCCGGATCGAGGCGCTCACCGAGCGGGCCGCGGGAATCGACGCCCAGGCACCGCCCGGGCTGCCGCGCCTGTTCCTGCTGGAGGACGAATACCGGTCCGCCCTGCTGCGCGCCGAGCTGGACTGGCTGCGCGCGGTGGTGCGTGACCTGGAGAACGGCACGCTGACCTGGGACTGGACCATGATCCAGGCGACCATGGCCCAGTTCGGTTCCTAG
- a CDS encoding NAD(P)/FAD-dependent oxidoreductase has protein sequence MTKNAAVIGGGVAGTAAAIALHSAGFDPVLYERTAQGVADERGAFLTVAINGLTALAALGLDPAKVLDKGFPTPAMELLGASGRPLARMSLGEGTLTIRRSDLSARLRAEAQARGIPVIHGAALTRAVTGADRVEAEFADGRRVTAELLVGADGLRSRTRQSLDPSAPEPHYLGLLNAGGFTAGPVDPRLAPPPGLMRMAFGRRAFFGWATAPDGSVWWFANPPSKRPIDATAVTPASWRAHLLDLFDGDPSSPAAELIRASDEIVGPWNTEDMGPIRTWHDDRIVLVGDAAHALAPTSGQGASQALEDAVVLGHALRSNPTITTGLRAYESSRRPRVAKVAAHGRRGNSNKVMGPVGAAIRDAMLPTIFRLLNRKGDPQAWIFEHRLPPLPVRP, from the coding sequence ATGACTAAAAATGCTGCCGTGATCGGCGGGGGCGTGGCCGGCACCGCCGCGGCCATCGCCCTGCACAGCGCCGGGTTCGACCCGGTCCTCTACGAACGCACCGCGCAAGGCGTGGCCGACGAGCGCGGCGCGTTCCTCACCGTCGCGATCAACGGGCTCACCGCGCTGGCCGCGCTCGGCCTCGACCCGGCGAAAGTGCTGGACAAGGGCTTCCCCACGCCGGCCATGGAGCTGCTCGGCGCGTCCGGGCGGCCGCTCGCCAGGATGTCGCTGGGCGAGGGCACGCTCACCATCCGGCGCTCCGACCTCTCCGCGCGGCTGCGGGCCGAGGCCCAGGCCAGGGGCATCCCGGTGATCCACGGCGCGGCACTGACCCGGGCGGTCACCGGTGCGGACCGGGTCGAGGCGGAGTTCGCCGACGGTCGCCGGGTCACGGCGGAGCTTCTGGTGGGAGCGGATGGGCTGCGTTCGCGTACGCGGCAATCGCTTGATCCTTCCGCGCCGGAACCGCACTATCTCGGGCTGCTGAACGCCGGGGGTTTCACCGCCGGCCCGGTCGATCCGCGTCTGGCGCCGCCGCCCGGCCTGATGCGGATGGCCTTCGGCCGGCGGGCGTTCTTCGGCTGGGCGACCGCGCCCGACGGCTCGGTCTGGTGGTTCGCCAACCCGCCCAGCAAGCGGCCGATCGACGCCACCGCCGTCACGCCGGCATCGTGGCGGGCGCATCTGCTGGACCTCTTCGACGGCGACCCGTCGTCACCGGCCGCCGAGCTGATCCGGGCCAGCGACGAGATCGTCGGACCGTGGAACACCGAGGACATGGGCCCGATCCGGACCTGGCACGACGACCGGATCGTGCTGGTCGGCGACGCGGCGCACGCCCTCGCGCCGACCTCCGGGCAGGGCGCCTCGCAGGCCCTCGAGGACGCCGTCGTGCTGGGGCACGCGCTGCGGAGCAACCCCACGATCACCACCGGATTGCGGGCGTACGAGAGCAGCCGCCGTCCCCGGGTGGCGAAGGTCGCCGCGCACGGCCGCCGCGGCAACAGCAACAAGGTGATGGGGCCGGTCGGGGCGGCCATCCGGGACGCGATGCTGCCCACGATCTTCCGCCTGCTCAACCGGAAGGGCGACCCGCAGGCGTGGATCTTCGAGCACCGGCTGCCGCCGTTGCCGGTCAGGCCTTAG
- the meaB gene encoding methylmalonyl Co-A mutase-associated GTPase MeaB — translation MSRTRDVPSLVAKAREGDPRSVARLISLVENGDPALPQVAAAMAPYAGRAQVVGLTGAPGVGKSTTTNELVRALRAAGRRVGVLAVDPSSPFTGGAILGDRVRMQEHTADRGVYIRSMSSRGQLGGLSAATPQAVRVLEGAGCDVVLVETVGVGQAEVEIASLADTTLVLLAPGMGDAIQAVKAGVLEIADVFVINKADRPGADNTYRDIQGMLALGERTAGDWRPQVVRAVAVKGEGVDDVVAAIEKHRAWMTESGELRARQERRAAAEVAALALGTLRARIGDLRDGTALPALAARVADGAIDPYAAADELLSGL, via the coding sequence ATGAGCCGTACGCGTGATGTGCCCTCCCTGGTCGCCAAGGCCCGGGAGGGCGATCCGCGGTCGGTCGCCCGGCTGATCAGCCTGGTGGAGAACGGCGACCCGGCACTGCCCCAGGTCGCCGCCGCGATGGCGCCCTACGCCGGCCGTGCCCAGGTGGTCGGGCTCACCGGCGCCCCCGGCGTGGGCAAGTCGACCACCACCAACGAGCTGGTCCGCGCCCTGCGCGCGGCCGGTCGCCGGGTGGGTGTGCTGGCCGTGGACCCGTCCAGCCCGTTCACCGGGGGTGCGATCCTCGGCGACCGGGTGCGCATGCAGGAGCACACCGCGGACCGGGGCGTGTACATCCGCTCGATGTCCAGTCGCGGTCAGCTCGGCGGACTCTCCGCGGCCACCCCGCAGGCCGTCCGGGTCCTGGAGGGAGCCGGCTGCGACGTGGTGCTGGTCGAGACGGTCGGGGTGGGTCAGGCCGAGGTGGAGATCGCCTCGCTGGCCGACACCACGCTGGTGCTGCTCGCCCCGGGGATGGGCGACGCGATCCAGGCGGTCAAGGCCGGGGTGCTGGAGATCGCCGACGTCTTCGTGATCAACAAGGCGGACCGGCCGGGTGCGGACAACACGTACCGCGACATCCAGGGGATGCTGGCGCTCGGCGAGCGGACGGCCGGTGACTGGCGGCCGCAGGTGGTCCGCGCGGTCGCGGTCAAGGGCGAGGGTGTCGACGACGTGGTCGCCGCGATCGAGAAGCATCGCGCCTGGATGACCGAGAGCGGCGAGTTGCGGGCCCGCCAGGAGCGCCGGGCGGCGGCTGAGGTCGCGGCGCTGGCGCTGGGCACGCTGCGCGCCCGGATCGGCGATCTGCGCGACGGCACCGCGCTGCCCGCGCTGGCCGCCAGGGTGGCGGACGGCGCCATCGACCCGTACGCGGCCGCCGACGAACTCCTGAGCGGCCTCTAG
- a CDS encoding tetratricopeptide repeat protein, whose protein sequence is MSDPRTTPSIFTRGAVDLSALRTPAPAKPAAPSRSAAADGAPAGGVPGTLPGLAPETIVDVTEANFQSTVLERSLTVPVVLDFWADWCGPCKQLSPVLEKLAVEGQGAWVLGKVDVDANPRLAQAFRVQGIPMVLAVIQGQPVEGFTGVLPEIQVKQYIDAVLKAAGVSTGAAAPEDPRLDAADDALMVGDLDAAEAAYRKILAESPADAAAEAGLAQVELYRRIGGADAESALARAAAAPDDIEAQRLAADIEVLSGQADEAYARLVALVKKTSGEDRDVVRKHLLSLFAVAGPDDPAVAGARRALASALF, encoded by the coding sequence ATGAGCGACCCACGGACCACTCCGTCGATCTTCACCCGCGGCGCGGTCGATCTCAGCGCGCTGCGTACCCCGGCGCCGGCCAAGCCGGCCGCGCCGAGCCGATCCGCCGCCGCCGACGGCGCACCGGCCGGCGGCGTGCCGGGCACCCTGCCGGGCCTCGCCCCGGAAACGATCGTCGACGTCACCGAGGCCAACTTCCAGAGCACCGTGCTGGAGCGGTCGCTCACCGTCCCGGTCGTCCTCGACTTCTGGGCCGACTGGTGCGGGCCCTGCAAACAGCTCTCCCCGGTGCTGGAGAAACTCGCCGTCGAGGGCCAGGGCGCGTGGGTGCTCGGCAAGGTCGATGTGGACGCCAACCCGCGGCTCGCCCAGGCGTTCCGGGTGCAGGGCATCCCGATGGTGCTCGCCGTCATCCAGGGACAGCCCGTCGAAGGCTTCACCGGGGTGCTCCCCGAGATCCAGGTCAAGCAGTACATCGACGCGGTGCTCAAGGCCGCCGGGGTCAGCACCGGCGCGGCCGCGCCGGAGGACCCGCGGCTGGACGCCGCCGACGACGCGCTGATGGTCGGTGACCTCGACGCCGCCGAGGCGGCGTACCGGAAGATTCTCGCCGAGTCACCCGCCGACGCGGCCGCCGAGGCGGGCCTGGCGCAGGTCGAGCTCTACCGCCGGATCGGCGGCGCCGACGCCGAATCGGCGCTGGCCCGGGCCGCGGCCGCCCCCGACGACATCGAGGCGCAGCGGCTCGCCGCCGACATCGAGGTGCTCAGCGGGCAGGCCGACGAGGCATACGCGCGGCTCGTGGCTCTCGTCAAGAAGACCAGCGGAGAGGATCGTGACGTGGTGCGCAAGCATCTGCTGTCGCTGTTCGCCGTCGCCGGGCCGGACGACCCGGCGGTGGCGGGCGCGCGGCGGGCACTGGCCAGCGCGCTGTTCTAG